Proteins encoded by one window of Cydia fagiglandana chromosome Z, ilCydFagi1.1, whole genome shotgun sequence:
- the LOC134679329 gene encoding uncharacterized protein LOC134679329, whose amino-acid sequence MNQIQYISRNGGSVLLHDGYQYHKKKEYKNQNVFWNEKIEKEKPHTCVQNFNKNIEDLQLDICVKKSKQLDGVPLPQIYQSTVSSLQDEGIDLLCKIPPFRNVKTRMYYNRNKEAGVKKINFGDVMDVEIPKKFEPFLLADYEFEGYRIIIFCSMESRHLMGKIKMFLSDGTFKSCPKPFAQLYVIHGDLGSTENSTNIIPLVYAMLSSKTKHIYETLFHLIKSRIPDWQPEKYKTDYEEAAMQAVTHVFPDIEFNGCYYHSNKSIWRKGRELGLTTNKNTRRIVALTAVLSLLPFNKIHEGWAFIKQDTLELQDTGRVPKFFKYLYKGFLQQRFIYIT is encoded by the exons ATGAATCAAATACAATACATTTCCCGAAACGGTGGATCTGTTTTACTGCATGATGGATATCAGTACCATAAAAAAAAGGAATACAAAAACCAAAATGTGTTTTGG AACgaaaaaattgaaaaagaaaaaccacaTACGTGTgttcaaaattttaataaaaatattgaggACTTGCAACTTGACATCTGTGTTAAAAAAAGCAAACAATTAGATGGCGTTCCGTTACCACAAATCTACCAGAGTACTGTTAGTTCTCTTCAAGATGAGGGCATAGATCTGCTGTGTAAAATTCCTCCGTTTCGCAATGTCAAGACTCGGATGTATTACAACAGAAACAAAGAAGCGGGTGTAAAGAAAATTAACTTTGGAGATGTAATGGATGTGGAAATACCTAAAAAATTCGAACCATTCCTATTGGCTGACTACGAATTCGAAGGATATagaattattatattttgttcaATGGAGTCGAGACACCTTATgggtaaaataaaaatgtttttaagtgACGGAACATTTAAGAGCTGTCCGAAACCGTTTGCTCAGCTTTATGTGATACACGGTGATCTAGGAAGTACCGAAAATTCTACGAACATAATACCACTGGTGTACGCTATGCTATCTAGCAAGACAAAGCATATTTATGAAACCTTATTTCATTTGATAAAATCAAGAATACCTGACTGGCAACCAGAAAAATACAAAACTGATTACGAAGAGGCTGCCATGCAAGCTGTTACACACGTATTCCCGGACATAGAGTTCAATGGCTGCTACTATCATTCGAATAAGTCAATATGGAGGAAAGGTAGGGAACTGGGGCTTACCACCAATAAAAATACACGACGGATCGTTGCTCTTACTGCTGTGCTGTCGTTGCTGCCCTTCAATAAAATACATGAAGGTTGGGCATTCATAAAACAAGATACTCTTGAACTGCAAGACACAGGGCGCGTGCCAAaattctttaagtacctatataaaggCTTCTTACAACAGAGGTTTATATATATAACCTGA